The DNA sequence ttttcTCTTGAATTACTATATTATTGATAATCTATATATAACTAATATCTTATTTTTTATTCAAATTGAAGACTGAATGGTTGAAGCAAAAACTCATGCAACATGAACAATTCCAAGCAATACAAGAGGCACTAGCAGGATTTCTTCGGAAACAAGTCATAAGTCCAAGCGGCGAGTTCCACTACAATCCGGCCGAGCCGTTGATTCCTaacaatgatgatcatttgtatgccCTGTAGATGTTTGGATGATGGAGTTCAAAATATAATAGGTTTAGAGTACTAACTTTGCAGTACAACTTGTGGTAGATTTGGAGAACaacttctatatatatatatatatatatatatatatatatatagctttaTGTGcataaaattatatatataggttctataattcaattatatatgcatgcaATAAGCTTGTTGTCATATGTTGCTAGtagataaattatatatattAGCAGCAAAGAATacatattgaaaaacctattgtataaataaacaaaactgAAAAACAgaattgaaaagaaaataaaaaagaaaaaaactaggGCCCCCTTTAGTCCTGGGCGGTATTACCAGCCGGGATAAAGGGTGCTGCTGCGTGGCACCACTGGCAGCACCATTTAATCCCGGCTGGTAATACCGCACGAGACTAAAGggcggggctttagccccggtgcaCGGAGCCAGGACTAAAGGGAGGGCCTTTAGTTCCGGAAGTGTAGTCCCGGCTCAAAATCTAGCGCTAAAGCCCCTTTCTGTAGCAGTGATAGAGCGGTACTTCAAATAACACATCCAAATTATATGAACATTTAGTTAAGATTTAAGAATATACTTACTCTAGCATAATACCCTCCATTCACATTTGGCAcgtatatatatactccctccatatagaATTAGCCACGTTTAAGACATGATTGTGATTATCAAGGAGTGATTAATTAGAGATATTTTCCCCTATCTACCCCTATTAAATAGGACTACAGTTGCATCTCATATGAAAAAGCTTGCTAGCTCAGACGGTTGGTGCCTCCAGTTGAAGCGTTTTTGGGCTGGGTTCGATTCCCAGCGTCCAGTCATCATTTTTGCGGTAGTCTTGGTTTTTTGCGCAGGGTAGCATTAATACGGTGGAAGAAACGAGGAATTCCCTGGAGAACACGCGCATTAAATGCTCCAAGCCAGGGGCAAACTTGTCCCATTTTTACTCTCTAGTGTAGAACGTCTAGTAATTTGAAAATAGGTGTAAGCTCCAAAACATTATATTGATCCTATCAATTAATGCTTTGGTCAGCAACCAACTAATCCCACTTGTTTATACAGCGTGACACATCACATACGTGCTACTATAGTCTATTGGTGGGCCAGATCTTGAATCGGACCCTCCACCTAATTAATTCTAAACCTAGttaatttattaattaatcacGTATTGATTAGCACAACAAGCTAGACCAGAACATCATCAGCGCATGTATTGTTTGCTGGATAGGTCAATACTTGCCCTCCAATAATAGAGCTAAAACAAACCAATTCTTAATTCTTTAGGCGGGAATGGTTTCTTTCCTCCACCATTTTCCGATACGAGTACAAATGTTTGAATGGAACTTcacatttatgatattttggcaAGTTTACACTATCTCATCTTGTCATAATCCAACATTAAATCTATCATTTGAGAGTAGGAGCCACTTGTTTTTGTAAAAGTTTTCCCAACATGCTCAGGAGCTAGACTGACAAATCTTGAGATTAGCGAATTCATCACAGATACAAAGATTTGATTAATTCTAGCTGTGCAGGCTGTATGCACAATAAGCTTTTAGATTATTCTTGGTGAAATATATTACTACACTATACACTATTTGCATTCTTTTCCAACAGCATGCTATACTTGACACATATAAATAAATCAGACGAACACTTATTAGTTTGGAATCTACTAACATAAGCTCTGGCATGATCCCCTGGTTGTCCATTCCCACCCTTGGCGTCTTGAGAAGTGATCCGGTATTGTGTGTATTTAAGTGACGGCATTTAGGACCTGACGTTACTGATTACTCGGATCCAAAATCCCACTACTTTATATACGTGACACATGCTATATATAGTTATCTGCACAAGCTCAGTTCAGAGGAGCTTTTGACTTTGCAGGGTAGCTGCTTTCGTTTGTGCTGAATCTGAAGGTACGCATGCCTGTTCTTCCTTTGTTAGATATAAAGgatatttttttaattaattcCATCTGTCCTTGAATCCAGAAATAGGGATGGTAAAAATTCAATTCTCTGTTGTTTGGTAGCTAGGACTGAGAATTGACCCATTATATGAGATTTGGTCATCATTAATCTTGAAACCAGCCCACTACCAGACCCCAGCAGGTAGCTCTGATTCCCTCAATTAGAATAGCTGGTGGTTATGCTTCTTTTCTTCTCCATGTTCTGGTGCTAGCTGCCTTCTTTCTCCATTTATTAGGTTGCACTTGCTCGATCATCTCAGATCTGCAGAAACCAAAGAGACATCAGGAGGACTGAAACTTGGAGTTCTAATAACAAATGAAAGAATTTCGATCCAGAGAGAAATGATCTCGATCTGCTTGTGCAGAACACAGAGAAGTAGGGATGCAAGGTGGGGCCGGTTTTTCTGTGAATTCATAAATAGGCTAAATTTTTGTGGGCTACCCGTCTTGCATCCCTagggagaaaggagaggagCCTTGAACCAAACAAGCGAATTGATTCTAAACTTCTAACTATGCTTGCTCATCACCGTCTATCTGACAACTAAAATCGGAATTATGAACCAATTCCGTTTTAACAAGCGGTTGAATTGGTGGTCAGACAACTCTGTTAACCTGATGCAAGTCTATGAATCAAAACTGCCCCTTAGGCGTCCTCAATGATGTTCAaatcgctagctatttgatctctagGAAGAATGTTATTGGCTCTCAATGGCAATTTGCAAATAGCTAGCTTagaaagtcgctagctattaggaAATCGCTAGCTATTGTGGAGAGTATTGTGAGAGAGTTATTTCTAGAAGATCGTGTTAGATTAGCTATTtatgagtcgctagctattaggaagtcgctagctatttaaTCTTTCTCCTCGATAGCTAATGAGAGTgctacttttttattatttttatacgtcatctcgctagctatttgtaaaGTGCTATTGAGAGCCAATAGAATTCTTtctagctagctatttgataacCATTGCGGATGACCTTAGATGTATTCAATACCTTGCCTCGCATATCTCATCCTATTCATCACATCTATGGGATGTTTCGTTGCTAGCCACACTTCTGTCTTAGGCAAATTTAACCAAATTGTAAAGTATTCGGTTAGCAACAAACTTAAGCAAGATTCTTTTAGACTCCACATACTATAGAGTAAAAAAGTGTGAGATGATTTCCTTAGTCATAGCAAAGTGTGGCTACAAACTTTCTAGCCACAGTTTTTTTGTCTTACCACACTTGAGACGTGACTAAGTTTAGTTGTGATAAATTGTGGGCGAGAACCTAACATAACCATAGTCCTGTCATATGATTTGTTTGACTCACTTTCTACGAGATCAATAATTGTGCCAGAGCCTTGAATAATGGGCCACGTGGATTTTTGTGACGATaggatgaggccttgtttagttgctaaaaaaatatttaagattttctatcacatcgaatcttgcgacacatacatggagtattaaatatagacaaaaataaaaattaattacatagtttacctgtaatttgtgagacgaatcttttaagcctagttagtccatgattagacaataattactaaatacaaacgaaagtgctacagtacccaaaatccaaaaactttgctAACTGAACAAGGCCCTTTATTTTTTGGTGATTAGAAGTTATACCTTCTAGTTCGAAATATAATACTATTTGATTCAGTATGACCTTGAATACCACACTATTTTTTGGTGATGTTATTCATGACATCAAAAGTTAGATCATTACAAAATATTTATAGATATATACAAACCCAATGCAACCACTTAGTATAAGGTTTTTATACACTAATTGTTTGTCAAAGATTACAAGTGAGTCTTGAAATGTGTGTTACCAAGGGAGTAAGTGTGCAATAATTTTATTTCATTATTTTGTTATCTTTTTTAAACTCCTAGTGGTTTTATTGTATCGATAACCTCATGTGCTTGTAAGACACTTGAGTTCCTAATGAAGACCTGAATTTCTTACAATGTAAACAAAACCAAAATATTGTTCACAAGCAGTCTAAAATATGTGTCAATATTGCCTTTGTTTCATGATATAAGACCATTTATATGCAAAAGGTCTAATGTAACTTCCAACTCAACTTCATGTTTAGACAGTGTTTTCGTCAACTCAAAGCTGCTGCACTTCATCACTCTACTAATAACTGTGTCATCATGGATATGGCAAATGGTGTTGTGTGGTTCACCATAGCTGTTGTTTTCATCACTGTGGTTATCAGCAAGGCAACAAAACGAGGAATTATGTTTGATCCAAAATGTAATCGTCCACATCCACCAACAGTGAAGGgtgtttcttttcttcgagtttTACATACACTTCTTTCAAAGGGTCTGCAAGCAATGATCCACGATCAATATACAAAGTTGGGGACTGTGTTCACAATAAGTTTCTTTCAATTCAAGGTAACATTCTTGATTGGACCCGAGGTCTCTGCTCATTTTTACCAAGGCTTGGATTCAGAGATTAGCCATGGTAATATGATTGAATTCACCGTGCCCATGCTTGGCAAAGAGGTTGGCTATGGCGTGGACACTGCCACCCGGAATGAGCAGTCTCGTTTCTCCTATGATGCACTAAAACCATCAAAGTTGAGAAGCCATGCTGGTCCCATGATTCAAGAAGTGGGGGTAAGTAAGAATTCACCATGTCTAAACTTTCATGTCTTATCAAATAAGATACTCCCACCATCCTAAAATAAATCTATGTCTAGAATCATTCTAAGTCAgattatcttaagtttgaccaactttataagaAGGGGTGACATCTATAACACCAAATAAGTACATCATGAAAACATATTTCATGAATATTGAtagtatttttctataaatttggtcaaacgaaaaataatttaattgaggacaactctagaagttgACTTAAATTGGGACAGAGGGAATATTATATTATTAACTGAGGAAGCACCTAAGTAAGTATTTCTTCTACTAGAATGTAATCTTTCACATAATCATGAAACCTGGTTTCATTTAACTTTTTAGTCATTTACGAAAAATGCAATGACAATAATTTGTCTGGAATAAAATTTGACTGACTATTCTTTTAGTCAACATGGTGATCCTTCTTATTGGCCAGCACAAATTACCTCTTATTGTTGCCTTTAGCTAGTTTGGTCAAATCATGTCAACCACAAACAAAAGAAGTCATATCAACCACTTAAATCCACATCAGTGCCATATTATGCACATTAGCACAAATTATATTCCTTGGCATAAAAACCATAAAAATCTTAGGTATTGTTTTATCTAAGTATATACTGTATAAGATGACAGATTTTCAGAACTACAGCTGACTGGATAAGATGTTTCTCTTTTGTGGCATTGCAATTTTCAAATAAACATATTGTAACACTTTCAAAATTTATCATTAGTTATTATGAGCATGCACATAGCATACCATGTTTACCTAAAAATGCTAGGTCCCCTATTGGGATCTCAGTATTGTTCACACAATTTTACATGTTTGCCACCCAATTCACACAGGACAGCACACTTAATTGAGAGGTTAAATTATAGCATTATCATTATTTTTGCAGGAATACTTTGCAAAGTGGGGACAGCAAGGCATGGTTGATCTGAAACAAGAGCTTGACAAGTTACTCATGCTAATCTCGGGCCGATGCTTACTGGGGAAGGAGGTCAGGGAAAAGATGTTTGATGAGTTCTTTACTCTGTTCCATGAACTCAGTGACAACGGCATGTGCCTAACCAGTGTATTATTTCCATATGCTCCAACTCCATCAAACCGACGACGTGACAAAGCACGGGCCAAGCTCTCAGAGATGTTGACTGAAATTGTGAGATCGCGCAAGAAATACGATAATGTTGAGAGTGATGTGCTGCAGAACTTGATAGACTCCAAATATGCAGATGGCCGATCTACAACGGAAGCTGAGGTCATTGGACTGATCATCACCTTGCTCTTTTTAGGAAAGCACACAAGCACCATCACTAGTGTATGGACAGGTGCTCACCTTCTTGCTAGTACAAGGAGCTTGGCATCTGTCCtcgaagaacaaaagaaaatagTTAGAAAATATGGGGATGATCTAGACTATAATGCCTTCCTAGAGATGGACACCTTGCACCGTTGCATCAAGGAGACGCTACGAATACATCCTCCAGTACCAATGTTTCGTCGTAAAGTACACAAGAACTTCACTGTGCAGACAAAAGATGGCAATGAGTATGAGATTCATAGAGGCCATACACTAATAAGTCCGGTGCAATTCAATGGCAACTTACCTCACATTTATAAGGACCCGGATGTGTACGACCCAGACAGGTTTGGTCCAGGAAGAGAAGAAGACAGAGTTGGTGGTAAGTTTTCCTACACATCGTTTAGTGCTGGAAGGCATGCTTGCCTAGGCGAGTCTTACGCTTATTTGCAAATTAAGGTGATATGGAGCTATTTGCTAAGAAACTTCGAGCTAAAACTGGAATCTCCTTTTCCTAAGCCTGATTGGACCAAGCTAGTGCCGGAGCCTAAAGGAAGAGTAATGGTGAGTTACAAGAAGCGGGTACTACCTACCATCTAGATGGCAAACTGTTGTCTAGCCATTTATGCAAACCCATAAGGACATAATCATGTATGCTTGTGTGTATAATATgcacatgcatgtatatatcaTGTTTATAATAGGCACTAGTGTTGTATGGAGTAATGGTGCCATTAGTCACATATGGGATCGAGCTTAAAACAGAAATTGTATCGTCAGTctcgtcgtcgctgtcgtcgagGATATGCagttctgtttctccgtcaGTCACGCGGCCTCACGCCTCGCCATACACATCCTTCCCGGTTCTGTTTGGCCGTCGCCGTTCACGTACTGTTGGCACTAGTTGCCATCGCCTCGTCGGCCGTCGGCCCATCCTCTATATTTATCGTGGATCCGCTGGCAGTTATAGCAGTAGTTGAGCGTGCCTTTTCTGGATCGGACTCACGGGTGAAGATACATGTTAGTTAATTAGAGGGTGTTAATATAGCCTCTAAAAATTGTAAAAACAATATTTAGGTCGAAAATTTTACCATATATGTACCTCTAGGAAGATGTCTATGTGCGAACACAAGGTCAAGAAGTACCCTTGTATTTTGTTTTATGATGAATGATTGTCAACGTGATCCGAATAGGTTGAGTTGGTGACTAACATTACTATGACGAAAGCTATGTGTACGACATGTCTCTTGGCTTGTGGTGTGCAGGTGTGGAGCTCGGAGGCGGTGGTCGATGGCGAGAAGAAGATCAAGTAGAGATGTGTCGTGCCGATGGATGTGGAGTGGTGAAGGACGGACGTGAGGCTTGGACTGACGGACCAGGAGGCCGGGTGACCGGCCGCAGTGGCTGACATCTGGGACATCGACAAGTACAAGTGTACATGGGAGTGACCATGTTGACTAAGTCAAGATGGCGGACGCGAGTCGAGTGAGGCTTAGGAGAACTTGGCAGGCCGACCGGAAGAGGACGGCGGTGACACGTGTCGAGTGGCGGGAAAGCATATGGAGTACGCTACTCGCGGCGGGTTTCGCAGGTTTGGGCCTCAAAATCCGGGCGGAGGTTCCGAGGAACGGACAGTACGTGGCAGCATCGAGGAGTTAGCGTCGAGGCTAAGCTACCTCATAAAGGGCGCGGTGGCCGTCGGATCTATATTAAGTCGAGTTGGACTAGAATGTCCCTGTAGCTAGCTAATTCGTTCAAaaatatctaaagatatttaggAAATGTGTAACATGTGTGATAAATAAGGAGGaagagttctccatctccttcaCCTCTCTccccattttttttcttcttcttttctgtaGTTTCACTCCCACCACTAAGTTCTTGAGAGAGGTCAAAAATCTGAATTTTTGTGGTGTATTTGCTGAGATTTGTGAGATGGGAAAAGAGGCCTGAATCATCCTCTTGCCCTCTGGAATACGTGTCATATATCTGTGATTTTGTCTCCACTGTGTTCTTAGTTTGTGTCCTTTTTGTTTTTGAccgtcgacatcataaatatacaattTTAATATTCAGATACAGATACAGTATCGAATATTAAACATTTAGACTCGGATACGAACAGATTTGAACCACTCTAAACAAATTCGGTCTCAAATACGATCAAAAATATACCTACTATTTTCATCCCTACCTAGCACCGAGGGACGTCCAGCACCGAGCAGTCCTGGCCCATCCCTTTCGATTGCTGAGCTTTCTGTCTCTCTCTCCGGTTGTGATTCGAGCTGGCCACCGTGCGTGATTTTCTTTTTGATTGATTGAACGAGTGCTAGCAGTCATCTCCAACTTTTCCAGCAACTgtgagggcctgtttagatttgaatttttttgtctaaagagaaaaatttttgtggaattgggGTCTGGAAACTAAACGGGGCTAAAAAATTTTGGGCAGCAACTATGTACGCACTCCCATAGAAGCCCACCAATGACAACTGCAACTGCATGCAACCCAAGTTGTGTCATAAAAAAATTTACTAAACTaaacacctaaaatttttcgcaTGCGTCTGACCACAAAAATTTTTATCACTTTggtcaaaaaatttcaaatctaaacagggccgtttagttcaccctaaggttttgtttacttccatcccaaaaaccaaaatttttcaaaattcactgtcacatcgaatctttagacgcatgcatggagtattaaggccttgtttagtttccaaaaaaaatttacaaaatttttcagattccccgtcacatcaaatctttagacgcatgcatagagtattaaatatagacaaaaataaaaactaattgcacagtttggtcggaattgacgagacaaatcttttaagcctagttagtctatgattggacaatgtttatcaaatacaaacgaaagtgctacagtgtcgatttcccaaaaaaaattagaactaaacaaggcctaaatatagtcgaaagtaaaaactaattacacagtttggtctggagtattaaatatagacgaaaataaaaactaattacacagtttggtcgaaatatacgagacgaatctgttgagcctagttagtctatggttggacaataagtaccacaaacaaacgaaattacTATAGTGTCATGAAATTTTTCCGAAGAGGAAACACGGCCTAAAAATCaataattttttaagattctctgtcacatcgaagcttacggcacatgcatgtagcattaaatatagataaaatgtaaatcgcgagacgaatcttttaaacctagttactccatgattagacattctttattatcaaataaagacgaaagtgctacagtttcataatcaaaaacttttttttatctaaacGAGGCGTGTGTCCTTCGTGGTTTGTTTTTTCCAAATCTGATTTGTCACTTTCAAGCTACAGGAGCCTAATTTATTGCTTgctcttttaggccttgtttaggccttgtttagtttcaaaaaattttgcaaaatcgacactgtagcactttcgtttgtatttgacaaatattgtccaatcatggactaattagactcaaaagattcgtcttgtcaatttcgaccaaactgtgtaattggtttttatttttgtctatatttaatactccatacatgcatctaaagattcgatgtgacggggaatctgaaaaaattttgcaaaattttctaggaactaaacaaggccttagttggagGGGGAAAATGTTATGTAGGATGTTAGAAGGGGTGAACggatattaataaaaaaataattacatagtTCGACTGGAAACTATGAGATGAatttattaaacataattaatctattattAGCACATGAGTAGCACTTAAgggctaattatggactaattaggcttaaaagattcctcTCGTGTTTTACAACTAAACTttgtaattaatttattttttatctatatttaatactttatgcatgggTTCAAACATTTGATATGGTGtgtaaaaaaattttgggttgtaaactaaacaaggccttagctagtCAATTCCTGTACGAGTGATTATAGTGCTTTCAGTTGATCATCTTCTCAGTCTTGTCCAGTAGCGCCTGCTAGGAGCAATTCGTCCACGCAACACAGGACAGTACAGCTTGTTCATATGTGGCAGTGAAAAGAATCAATCCAACCCAGTGCCTGGTGCTATGTTGCTGTCCGGATTTTTCGGCTGATTTTTCTGGCCTTTTTCTGTCTTTTTTCTCAACCATGATTTTCTATTTCATGCGTAGTTTGATCGTTTGAGCTTCAAATCATGTTTCATCTGTTGCATTGGTTTTCTATCGTTGCGAGTAATCGATCTAGCTACTCTTGTCAccagttggttggagtattttagATTTGACattttgcttgtgcttaggaGTGATTTTGTGACCGTGGCCAAATATTTCGAGAGAAAATTTGAGATTTCCATTCACCCACCCCTTTGATCGCCGTTCTTTATTCTTCACTATGCACCCACAGTCTAAGTACATCTCTTTCTAAGTTACTCTAGCTTCACCACTGATCGGACTCGACCAGCGTGTCGTTTCCTTTATAAGGAACGTGTAGCATGCTGTACATATATAGCTCCGATCCCGTCCATGGAAGCCCGCCGTCGCTGATCCTTCCTGTCCATGCGCAGCAGCAGTACTCTTCGTCTCTTCTCATTACGTACGTACGTCAAGTGAGACTAGGTAAGGTACCTCTTGCATTGTaaatactaaggccttgtttagttccgaaaaaatttcagatttcgctactgtagcactttcgtttttatttgacaaatattatccaatcatgaactaactagtatcaaaagattcgtctcgtgatttacagacaaactgtgtaattagtttttgttttcgtctatatttaatgcttcatgcatgtgtcgcaagattcgatgtgacggagaatcttgaaaactttttggatttcggagtaaagtaaacaaggcctaaactaaAATCCGTTcacttgtatatatatttgGCTATAGTTAaagcatctctctctctctcttgaacAATCTTGCAGCATAGCAGTACTGTTCCTATTCCTATTACCAGACCGCTTGTTGGTTTGCAAGGTTTTCTATCGATATATAAAGATATATACCTGGAGCATGGACATATTAAACAGTAGTGTAGTGGATAAAGTTTATTTTGCCCTTCTTGTTTTCATTGGGGCAGTAATCACCAAGGTTGCATGGGGAAGAATAACAGCTGACCACCCGGCACCACGGAATGCCCTGCCTCACCCACCTGGGATTAATACTGGCATCACCTCTGATTAGCTATTTgaaagtcgctagctatttgatttatCTCCGCTATTTgaaagtcgctagctatttaaTTTATCTTCTTAATAGTTAATAGAATTTTTTCTAGACTAACTATTTGGGAAGCATTGGGGATGCTCTAAGGAAGAtcatttaaggccttgtttacttcaaaaaaattttgcaaaatatgaatagtagcactttcgtttgtatttgataaatattgtccaattatggattaaccaggctcaaaagattcgtctcgttaattctgaccaaactgtgcaattactttttatttttatatatatttaatacttcatgcatatatctaaa is a window from the Sorghum bicolor cultivar BTx623 chromosome 5, Sorghum_bicolor_NCBIv3, whole genome shotgun sequence genome containing:
- the LOC8062646 gene encoding obtusifoliol 14-alpha demethylase-like isoform X3, with amino-acid sequence MDMANGVVWFTIAVVFITVVISKATKRGIMFDPKCNRPHPPTVKGVSFLRVLHTLLSKGLQAMIHDQYTKLGTVFTISFFQFKVTFLIGPEVSAHFYQGLDSEISHGNMIEFTVPMLGKEVGYGVDTATRNEQSRFSYDALKPSKLRSHAGPMIQEVGEYFAKWGQQGMVDLKQELDKLLMLISGRCLLGKEVREKMFDEFFTLFHELSDNGMCLTSVLFPYAPTPSNRRRDKARAKLSEMLTEIVRSRKKYDNVESDVLQNLIDSKYADGRSTTEAEVIGLIITLLFLGKHTSTITSVWTGAHLLASTRSLASVLEEQKKIVRKYGDDLDYNAFLEMDTLHRCIKETLRIHPPVPMFRRKVHKNFTVQTKDGNEYEIHRGHTLISPVQFNGNLPHIYKDPDVYDPDRFGPGREEDRVGA
- the LOC8062646 gene encoding obtusifoliol 14-alpha demethylase isoform X1, with the translated sequence MDMANGVVWFTIAVVFITVVISKATKRGIMFDPKCNRPHPPTVKGVSFLRVLHTLLSKGLQAMIHDQYTKLGTVFTISFFQFKVTFLIGPEVSAHFYQGLDSEISHGNMIEFTVPMLGKEVGYGVDTATRNEQSRFSYDALKPSKLRSHAGPMIQEVGEYFAKWGQQGMVDLKQELDKLLMLISGRCLLGKEVREKMFDEFFTLFHELSDNGMCLTSVLFPYAPTPSNRRRDKARAKLSEMLTEIVRSRKKYDNVESDVLQNLIDSKYADGRSTTEAEVIGLIITLLFLGKHTSTITSVWTGAHLLASTRSLASVLEEQKKIVRKYGDDLDYNAFLEMDTLHRCIKETLRIHPPVPMFRRKVHKNFTVQTKDGNEYEIHRGHTLISPVQFNGNLPHIYKDPDVYDPDRFGPGREEDRVGGKFSYTSFSAGRHACLGESYAYLQIKVIWSYLLRNFELKLESPFPKPDWTKLVPEPKGRVMVSYKKRVLPTI
- the LOC8062646 gene encoding obtusifoliol 14-alpha demethylase-like isoform X2, which encodes MDMANGVVWFTIAVVFITVVISKATKRGIMFDPKCNRPHPPTVKGVSFLRVLHTLLSKGLQAMIHDQYTKLGTVFTISFFQFKVTFLIGPEVSAHFYQGLDSEISHGNMIEFTVPMLGKEVGYGVDTATRNEQSRFSYDALKPSKLRSHAGPMIQEVGEYFAKWGQQGMVDLKQELDKLLMLISGRCLLGKEVREKMFDEFFTLFHELSDNGMCLTSVLFPYAPTPSNRRRDKARAKLSEMLTEIVRSRKKYDNVESDVLQNLIDSKYADGRSTTEAEVIGLIITLLFLGKHTSTITSVWTGAHLLASTRSLASVLEEQKKIVRKYGDDLDYNAFLEMDTLHRCIKETLRIHPPVPMFRRKVHKNFTVQTKDGNEYEIHRGHTLISPVQFNGNLPHIYKDPDVYDPDRFGPGREEDRVGGVELGGGGRWREEDQVEMCRADGCGVVKDGREAWTDGPGGRVTGRSG